From Ancylobacter pratisalsi, one genomic window encodes:
- a CDS encoding basic amino acid/polyamine antiporter translates to MANSPVSKLSLPSLTAMVVGSMVGAGIFNLPGRFATATGPFGAIIAWAIAGTGMYMLARVFQALAEKRPDIDSGVFAYAKAGFGDYMGFLSAFGYWLGSCLGNVFYWVLIGSTLGRFFPEIFGDGSSATAIIVSLVGIWCFHFMILRGVEQATFINTVVTVAKIVPLIVAILAFIFFFNYSQFSENFFGGVNMPEKTLLAQVRDTMLITVFVFLGIEGASVYSRFAKKRSDVGSATILGFVAVTGLMVAITLLPYATAPRAYIAGVANPSLAGALELVVGHWGAVFISIGVLVSVLGAYLAWSLICAEVLFAAAKSQDMPKLFAAQNGNRVPANALWMTNIVVSLFVISTYWSRDAFNFMLDMTSVTALLPYLLVAGYGVLLARSGVGYETTPNERGRDQIFAWIALIYTLFMFVAAGLKYVLLVAVLFLPGTIILYFWARREQKARLFTSVELIVFAVTVVAALIGTYGLVTGIITP, encoded by the coding sequence ATGGCGAATTCCCCTGTGAGCAAGCTTTCGCTCCCCAGCCTCACGGCGATGGTCGTCGGCTCGATGGTGGGTGCTGGCATCTTCAATCTGCCTGGCCGCTTCGCGACGGCGACCGGGCCCTTCGGGGCCATCATCGCCTGGGCGATCGCGGGAACCGGCATGTACATGCTGGCCCGCGTCTTTCAGGCGCTCGCCGAGAAGCGGCCAGATATCGATTCCGGCGTCTTCGCCTATGCCAAGGCGGGCTTCGGCGACTATATGGGCTTCCTGTCGGCCTTCGGTTACTGGCTCGGCAGTTGCCTCGGCAACGTCTTCTACTGGGTACTGATCGGCTCGACGCTTGGCCGCTTTTTCCCGGAGATCTTCGGGGATGGCAGCAGCGCCACCGCGATCATCGTGTCGCTGGTCGGCATCTGGTGCTTCCATTTCATGATCCTGCGCGGTGTCGAGCAGGCGACCTTCATCAACACGGTCGTCACCGTCGCCAAGATCGTGCCGCTGATCGTGGCCATCCTCGCCTTCATCTTCTTCTTCAACTATTCGCAGTTCTCCGAGAATTTCTTCGGCGGCGTGAACATGCCGGAGAAGACGCTGCTGGCGCAGGTGCGCGACACCATGCTCATCACCGTCTTCGTGTTCCTCGGCATCGAGGGCGCAAGCGTCTATTCGCGCTTTGCCAAGAAGCGCTCTGATGTCGGTTCCGCCACCATTCTCGGCTTCGTCGCCGTCACCGGTCTGATGGTGGCCATCACCCTGCTGCCCTATGCGACCGCGCCGCGCGCCTACATCGCCGGCGTGGCAAACCCTTCGCTCGCCGGTGCGCTGGAACTTGTCGTCGGCCACTGGGGCGCGGTGTTCATCTCCATCGGCGTGCTGGTCTCCGTGCTGGGCGCCTATCTCGCCTGGTCGCTGATCTGTGCGGAAGTGCTGTTCGCCGCGGCGAAGTCGCAGGACATGCCGAAGCTGTTCGCGGCGCAGAATGGCAACCGCGTGCCGGCCAACGCGCTGTGGATGACCAACATCGTCGTCTCGCTGTTCGTCATCTCGACCTACTGGTCGCGCGACGCCTTCAACTTCATGCTCGACATGACCAGCGTCACCGCGCTGCTGCCCTATCTGCTGGTGGCCGGCTATGGCGTGCTGCTGGCACGCAGCGGCGTGGGATATGAAACCACGCCGAACGAGCGCGGGCGCGACCAGATCTTCGCCTGGATCGCCCTCATCTACACGCTGTTCATGTTCGTCGCCGCCGGCCTGAAATATGTGCTGCTTGTCGCGGTGCTCTTCTTGCCGGGCACGATCATCCTCTACTTCTGGGCACGCCGCGAGCAGAAGGCGCGCCTGTTCACGTCCGTTGAACTCATTGTCTTTGCCGTCACGGTCGTCGCCGCTCTCATCGGCACCTATGGCCTCGTGACCGGCATCATTACCCCCTGA
- a CDS encoding DMT family transporter, with protein sequence MSSSVVEAARGRGETAFLFGQMLLCSFLWAPAFLLLQRIGVDLSPLALTALRDLLGGGVMALWFLVIGQRILPAGREWADWAVLGVLQVIVPNTLTVYALGKITTSLASLIQSSTPLLVALIAPFLFASERLTGARIVGMALGIGGLVLLLGGIDLLRSSDGSVPGALAMAGVPVSYALGNIYVRLVPNAPPARLAYGQLVFSGLPCLAVVLAFSGPSAFAAAGDHLVDLAVLSLMATAVPLIMFMRILRLAGPTVGTMVGYLVPVWTILIGAGLFGETLQMHEVIGGALLLAGIVIASASCPGRA encoded by the coding sequence ATGTCTTCTTCGGTTGTGGAGGCCGCGCGCGGTCGCGGCGAGACGGCCTTCCTGTTCGGGCAGATGCTGTTGTGCTCGTTCCTCTGGGCGCCGGCCTTTCTGCTGCTTCAACGCATCGGCGTCGATCTCTCGCCGCTCGCGCTCACGGCGCTGCGCGATCTGCTGGGCGGCGGCGTCATGGCGCTCTGGTTTCTGGTCATCGGCCAGCGGATCCTGCCGGCGGGGCGGGAATGGGCCGACTGGGCCGTGCTCGGCGTGCTCCAGGTCATCGTGCCGAACACGCTCACCGTCTATGCGCTGGGCAAGATCACGACCTCGCTCGCATCCCTCATCCAGTCCTCCACGCCGCTGCTGGTCGCGCTCATCGCACCGTTCCTGTTTGCCAGCGAGCGTCTCACCGGTGCGCGCATCGTCGGCATGGCGCTCGGCATAGGCGGGCTGGTGCTTCTGCTGGGCGGGATCGATCTCCTGCGCAGCAGCGATGGTTCCGTTCCCGGAGCGCTGGCCATGGCGGGGGTGCCGGTGAGCTATGCGCTCGGCAACATCTATGTGCGCCTGGTGCCGAACGCGCCGCCGGCGCGGCTGGCCTATGGGCAGCTCGTCTTCTCCGGTCTGCCTTGCCTCGCCGTGGTGCTGGCGTTCAGCGGCCCCTCGGCGTTCGCTGCGGCGGGCGACCATTTGGTCGACCTCGCCGTGCTCAGCCTGATGGCGACCGCGGTGCCGCTGATCATGTTCATGCGCATCCTGCGTCTTGCCGGGCCGACGGTGGGAACCATGGTCGGCTACCTGGTGCCGGTGTGGACCATTCTCATCGGCGCCGGCCTCTTCGGGGAAACGTTGCAGATGCACGAAGTGATCGGCGGCGCGTTGCTCCTCGCTGGAATTGTCATCGCCTCCGCCAGTTGCCCGGGCCGGGCGTAG
- a CDS encoding alpha/beta hydrolase encodes MRLAAILFACFMLAGCATRPTGVLAPIAAAAPDATSVDMLVATTREPTDNINVLFTGERGSAIAYTAFDISIPPAANRRVGEVQWPRRLPANPEREFATLSATPVEGSGAAKGWLHEHLPKSKRVLIFVHGFNNQFEDAVYRFAQIVHDSGADAAPVLFTWPSRGSIFAYGFDRESANFSRDAFEQMVWRVASDPEVRDVTIMAHSMGAWLAMEGLRQMAIRRGHLPASIHNIILASPDLDVDVFAKQWISLDGPTARFTIFTSQNDRALALSRRFAGNIDRLGQIDPSAPNYYARLERAGIVVIDLTALRGGDSFNHNKFAESPEVVQLIGTRLVAGQKVTDSDPSLGEVIGATAIGVGQAAGGVITAPIAVFDPALRRAATP; translated from the coding sequence ATGCGTCTCGCCGCAATCCTCTTCGCCTGCTTCATGCTTGCCGGATGCGCGACCCGTCCCACGGGAGTCCTGGCTCCGATTGCCGCAGCGGCGCCCGACGCGACCTCCGTCGACATGCTGGTCGCAACCACCCGCGAACCGACCGACAACATCAACGTCCTCTTTACCGGAGAGCGCGGGTCGGCCATCGCCTACACCGCCTTCGACATTTCGATCCCGCCGGCCGCCAATCGGCGGGTCGGCGAGGTGCAGTGGCCGCGGCGCCTGCCGGCCAATCCGGAGCGTGAGTTCGCCACCCTCTCGGCCACTCCGGTCGAGGGCTCCGGCGCGGCGAAGGGCTGGCTTCACGAGCATTTGCCCAAGAGCAAGCGCGTGTTGATCTTCGTGCACGGCTTCAACAACCAGTTCGAGGACGCGGTCTACCGTTTCGCCCAGATCGTCCACGATTCCGGCGCTGACGCCGCCCCGGTGCTGTTCACCTGGCCCTCGCGCGGCAGCATTTTCGCCTATGGCTTTGATCGCGAGAGCGCCAATTTCTCGCGCGATGCGTTCGAGCAGATGGTCTGGCGCGTCGCCAGCGATCCCGAGGTGCGCGACGTCACCATCATGGCCCATTCCATGGGCGCGTGGCTGGCCATGGAGGGGCTGCGCCAGATGGCGATCCGCCGCGGCCACCTGCCGGCGAGCATCCACAACATCATTCTTGCCTCACCCGATCTCGACGTCGACGTCTTCGCCAAACAGTGGATTTCGCTCGACGGGCCGACCGCGCGCTTCACCATCTTCACCTCGCAGAACGACCGCGCTTTGGCACTGTCACGTCGCTTCGCCGGCAATATCGACCGGCTGGGCCAGATCGATCCCTCCGCGCCGAACTACTACGCACGGCTGGAGCGGGCTGGCATCGTGGTCATCGATCTTACCGCGCTGCGCGGTGGTGATTCCTTCAATCACAACAAGTTCGCCGAATCCCCGGAAGTCGTGCAGCTCATCGGCACGCGACTGGTCGCGGGGCAGAAGGTCACCGATTCCGATCCCAGCCTGGGTGAGGTCATCGGCGCCACGGCGATAGGCGTCGGTCAGGCGGCGGGCGGCGTCATCACCGCGCCCATCGCGGTGTTCGACCCCGCCCTGCGCCGGGCGGCAACTCCCTAG
- a CDS encoding complex I subunit 5 family protein, whose product MSFAALLLAAALILPLLLAGLLAAGRLRTGALELLALAPLPALAAALLVPRGALVLSPPPLRIVLAVDTPGAVLLGGAALLWAFAGLYARHYMARDPHAARFAFWWLATLAGSLGTFVVADLASFYLMFSLASLSAFGLVAHERSAAAQRAGFIYMGLAILGEALLLLAFVMFANGGEGNPLIAETVARLSSSPLGGVTLALLIVGFGMKMGLVPLHVWMPLAHPVAPMPASAVLSGIIVKAGVIGLIRFLPLGSASAGQGLAGWGAFLTALGLVTAFYGVAIGITQRHPKTVLAYSTVSQMGFVAAILGAGLASGAAATASITAVYGLHHMLVKGTLFLGVGVAVSGRHRAVVSGVMGLLALSLAGLPFTSGALAKYAAKEIIDGGLASSLASLSAAGSTLLMLHFLQCLSTFGKAGAAPAKAPVPGLVLPWALTALISLALPWLLFGPVTGIPTDAVFSLAALWGALWPVLMGAGLAIALRRFACRLPRVPEGDLVVLAEAGAPLILRAGAALERGDAVLRQWPAGLSALVCVGLALAALLHWGR is encoded by the coding sequence GTGAGCTTCGCCGCGCTCCTGCTCGCCGCCGCTCTTATCCTGCCGCTGCTCCTGGCCGGCCTTCTCGCGGCCGGGCGGCTGCGGACCGGCGCGCTGGAATTGCTCGCACTCGCGCCTTTGCCCGCGCTCGCGGCTGCGCTGCTGGTGCCGCGCGGGGCGCTGGTGCTGTCGCCGCCGCCGCTGCGCATCGTGCTCGCGGTGGACACGCCCGGCGCGGTGCTGCTCGGCGGGGCGGCGCTGCTCTGGGCGTTCGCGGGGCTCTATGCCCGCCATTACATGGCCAGGGACCCGCACGCTGCGCGTTTCGCCTTCTGGTGGCTGGCGACGCTCGCCGGCTCGCTGGGAACCTTCGTGGTGGCGGATCTGGCGAGCTTCTACCTGATGTTCTCGCTGGCCAGCCTGTCGGCCTTCGGCCTGGTCGCTCATGAGCGCTCGGCTGCCGCGCAGCGCGCCGGGTTCATCTATATGGGTCTCGCCATCCTCGGCGAGGCGCTGCTGCTGCTGGCCTTCGTGATGTTTGCGAATGGAGGCGAGGGCAATCCGCTGATTGCGGAGACGGTGGCGCGTCTTTCCTCGTCGCCGCTTGGCGGTGTCACTCTCGCCCTGCTGATCGTCGGCTTCGGCATGAAGATGGGATTGGTGCCACTCCACGTCTGGATGCCGCTGGCCCACCCCGTGGCGCCGATGCCAGCTTCCGCCGTCCTGAGCGGCATCATCGTCAAGGCGGGCGTCATAGGCCTCATCCGCTTCCTGCCGCTCGGGTCCGCTTCGGCAGGGCAAGGGCTGGCGGGCTGGGGCGCGTTCCTCACCGCTCTCGGCCTGGTCACGGCCTTCTATGGCGTCGCGATCGGAATCACCCAGCGCCATCCAAAGACCGTGCTGGCCTATTCCACCGTCAGCCAGATGGGATTCGTGGCCGCCATCCTCGGCGCGGGCCTCGCCTCGGGCGCTGCGGCGACGGCGTCGATCACGGCCGTTTATGGCCTGCACCACATGCTGGTGAAGGGCACGCTGTTCCTCGGCGTGGGTGTCGCGGTGTCCGGTCGCCATCGCGCTGTAGTGTCCGGGGTCATGGGCCTGCTGGCGCTCAGCCTCGCCGGCCTGCCGTTCACCAGCGGCGCACTGGCGAAATACGCGGCCAAGGAGATCATCGACGGCGGCCTCGCCAGCAGCCTTGCCTCGCTGTCCGCGGCGGGAAGCACGCTGCTGATGCTGCACTTCCTGCAGTGTCTCTCAACCTTCGGGAAGGCCGGCGCGGCGCCCGCGAAAGCACCTGTGCCGGGGCTTGTGCTGCCCTGGGCTTTGACCGCCCTGATCTCCCTCGCGCTGCCCTGGCTGCTGTTCGGCCCTGTTACCGGGATCCCCACGGACGCCGTGTTTTCGCTGGCGGCGCTGTGGGGCGCGCTCTGGCCGGTGCTGATGGGGGCCGGGCTCGCGATCGCGCTGCGGCGGTTCGCCTGCCGCCTGCCGCGCGTGCCGGAGGGCGACCTTGTCGTGCTGGCGGAGGCCGGCGCGCCCCTGATCCTGCGTGCCGGGGCAGCCCTTGAGCGGGGGGATGCCGTTCTGCGCCAATGGCCCGCCGGCCTTTCGGCGCTTGTCTGCGTGGGGCTGGCGCTGGCGGCTCTGTTGCATTGGGGACGCTGA
- a CDS encoding complex I subunit 5 family protein — protein MNAGISSEDGLLLVLAVMLPAVGLVAMFVWPFRAPERAAFLLYVPGLAVAIAVLSKVMETAAPLTYVLGGWAPPLGTLLRADGVAAMMLVVTALILGLVGLSAWPSFRTPAGERQTRRAFAFWALMLGLWSALNLAFLARDLFTLFVALELLTFAAVPLVALEGKGETLAAALRYLLFALAGSGLYLLGVALIYSRYATLDIGTLADIAGGGDALALGLMTAGLMAKTAVFPLHLWLPPAHAAAPAPASAVLSALVVKAPFLIIVRLWFELGGGPGPVGPASVLLAGLGAASILWCSVMALRQSRLKLMIAYSTVAQIGYLFLMFPLADAAQPALTPGWTGGMLQLVSHAFAKAAMFVAAGLIAEALGHDRIDDLAGAARAAPLSVAALALAGLSLVGLPPSGGFNAKAILLSAAVAQGQWWIAIVILAGGVLAAGYVFRAIGRATGEPDAGLVLRPVSRWREAVPLALALCALLLGFVPLRPLALFAIGAAP, from the coding sequence ATGAACGCCGGGATCAGCTCGGAGGACGGCCTGCTTCTGGTGCTGGCCGTGATGCTGCCGGCGGTGGGCCTCGTCGCTATGTTCGTCTGGCCGTTCCGTGCGCCGGAGCGGGCCGCTTTTCTGCTTTATGTTCCAGGACTTGCAGTGGCGATCGCTGTCCTCTCCAAGGTCATGGAAACGGCCGCCCCGCTCACCTATGTGCTGGGTGGCTGGGCGCCGCCGCTTGGCACCCTGCTGCGCGCGGACGGTGTCGCGGCCATGATGTTGGTGGTCACGGCGCTGATCCTGGGCCTTGTCGGGCTCTCGGCCTGGCCCTCGTTTCGCACCCCTGCCGGCGAGAGGCAGACGCGCCGCGCCTTTGCCTTCTGGGCCTTGATGCTGGGACTGTGGAGTGCGCTCAATCTCGCCTTTCTGGCGCGGGACCTGTTCACCCTGTTCGTGGCGCTGGAATTGCTCACCTTCGCGGCCGTTCCGCTGGTGGCGCTGGAGGGCAAGGGCGAAACGCTGGCGGCGGCGCTGCGCTACCTGCTGTTCGCGCTCGCCGGCTCCGGCCTCTATCTCCTTGGCGTTGCACTGATTTATTCCCGCTATGCCACGCTCGACATTGGCACGCTGGCCGACATTGCAGGTGGCGGCGACGCGCTGGCGCTGGGGCTGATGACCGCGGGGCTCATGGCGAAGACCGCGGTGTTTCCGCTCCATCTGTGGCTGCCCCCCGCCCATGCGGCAGCGCCCGCGCCGGCAAGCGCGGTGCTTTCGGCGCTGGTGGTGAAGGCGCCGTTCCTCATCATTGTGCGGCTGTGGTTCGAGCTTGGCGGAGGGCCCGGTCCTGTCGGGCCGGCCTCCGTGCTGCTGGCCGGGCTGGGCGCCGCCTCCATCCTGTGGTGCAGCGTCATGGCGCTGCGCCAGTCCCGTCTGAAGCTGATGATCGCCTACTCCACCGTTGCCCAGATCGGCTACCTGTTCCTCATGTTTCCGCTGGCGGACGCGGCGCAGCCGGCGCTGACGCCGGGCTGGACGGGGGGCATGCTCCAGCTGGTCTCTCATGCCTTCGCCAAGGCGGCGATGTTCGTGGCCGCCGGCCTCATAGCCGAAGCGCTCGGCCATGACCGCATCGACGATCTCGCCGGCGCCGCCCGCGCGGCGCCTCTGAGCGTGGCGGCGCTGGCGCTGGCGGGGCTCTCGCTGGTCGGCCTGCCGCCGAGCGGTGGTTTCAACGCCAAGGCGATCCTGCTGAGTGCCGCCGTGGCGCAGGGGCAGTGGTGGATCGCGATCGTCATTCTCGCGGGCGGCGTGCTGGCGGCGGGCTATGTGTTCCGCGCCATCGGCCGTGCGACGGGCGAGCCGGACGCCGGCCTCGTGCTGCGGCCCGTGTCGCGCTGGCGCGAGGCGGTGCCGCTCGCGCTTGCTCTGTGTGCGCTGCTGCTGGGCTTCGTCCCGCTGCGTCCGCTTGCCCTTTTCGCGATAGGAGCCGCCCCGTGA
- a CDS encoding NADH-quinone oxidoreductase subunit K, with product MSAATIMGLAAAGLVGIGLFGLIVHPTNLMRLVSFNVAGAGIFLLFGVAARRGAAAGVAADPVPQALVITGIVVAFAASALAVALILAHAEANADARHREGENE from the coding sequence ATGAGCGCGGCGACCATCATGGGCCTCGCGGCGGCCGGCCTCGTCGGCATCGGCCTCTTCGGCCTCATCGTCCACCCCACGAACCTCATGCGCCTCGTCAGTTTCAATGTCGCGGGGGCCGGGATCTTCCTGCTGTTCGGGGTCGCGGCGCGGCGGGGGGCCGCGGCGGGCGTGGCGGCTGATCCGGTGCCGCAGGCGCTGGTGATCACGGGCATCGTCGTCGCCTTCGCCGCCTCCGCGCTCGCGGTCGCGCTCATCCTCGCCCACGCTGAAGCCAATGCTGACGCGCGGCACCGTGAGGGCGAAAACGAATGA
- a CDS encoding MnhB domain-containing protein — MTLALDALLALLLLAVAGFTVWAPGTRAAVIGFITLGLLLALAWVRLAGVDVALTEATVGGGATGILLLRAWARLGPSPVPVSGRGLRLAASALAGLVTLALALFVLALPPEGPSLAAPAIAGIDTFGLGNPVTAVLLGYRALDTLLEKIVLLLAVIGVWALARDADWGGPPLPLAGLANGDERDTSLALMARALPPIGIVFGLYLVWIGADHPGGTFQGGAVLAAMWLLAMLAGVAAAPRTGSPRLRLALVAGPALFIAVGFAGVPLAGAFLTYPPDLAKAIIVAVEFALTLAVAVVVVLLVAGPAGQVRR; from the coding sequence ATGACCCTCGCGCTGGATGCCCTCCTGGCCCTGCTGCTGCTGGCGGTCGCCGGCTTCACCGTATGGGCGCCCGGCACCCGCGCGGCGGTGATCGGTTTCATCACGCTCGGGCTGCTGCTGGCGCTGGCCTGGGTGCGCCTTGCGGGCGTCGATGTCGCGCTGACGGAGGCAACGGTCGGGGGCGGGGCGACCGGCATCCTGTTGCTGCGCGCATGGGCCCGTCTGGGGCCGTCGCCGGTGCCGGTGTCGGGCAGGGGGCTGCGGCTCGCCGCGTCCGCGCTCGCCGGGCTGGTGACGCTGGCGCTGGCGCTGTTCGTGCTCGCCCTCCCGCCCGAGGGGCCTTCGCTTGCCGCGCCCGCCATCGCCGGCATCGATACCTTCGGTCTCGGCAACCCGGTGACGGCGGTACTGCTGGGCTATCGCGCGCTGGACACCTTGCTGGAGAAGATTGTCCTGCTGCTCGCGGTCATCGGCGTCTGGGCGCTGGCCCGCGACGCGGACTGGGGAGGGCCCCCGCTTCCGCTCGCGGGGCTGGCGAACGGCGATGAGCGCGACACGTCTCTCGCATTGATGGCGCGCGCGCTGCCGCCCATCGGCATCGTCTTCGGCCTCTATCTGGTCTGGATCGGGGCGGATCATCCCGGCGGCACCTTCCAGGGTGGAGCGGTACTGGCGGCGATGTGGCTGCTGGCGATGCTGGCCGGTGTCGCCGCCGCGCCCCGCACCGGCTCCCCCCGGCTGCGCCTGGCGCTGGTCGCCGGCCCGGCGCTGTTCATCGCCGTTGGCTTTGCCGGCGTTCCCCTCGCTGGCGCCTTCCTCACCTATCCGCCCGATCTGGCCAAGGCCATCATCGTCGCCGTCGAATTCGCCCTCACCCTCGCCGTCGCGGTGGTCGTCGTGCTTCTGGTCGCCGGTCCGGCCGGGCAGGTGCGGCGATGA
- a CDS encoding monovalent cation/H(+) antiporter subunit G: MSALMDAFTVLMVLAGAFFFMAGTVGLLRFPDALSRLHALTKVDTLGLGLIALGLLPQAGGPLAALKILLALGLVLFAGAVAGQLIAAVARRERRDDNGAGKRSAPSS, encoded by the coding sequence ATGAGCGCGCTCATGGATGCCTTCACGGTGTTGATGGTGCTGGCCGGCGCCTTCTTCTTCATGGCGGGGACCGTGGGCCTGCTGCGCTTTCCCGATGCGCTGAGCCGGCTGCACGCCCTCACCAAGGTCGACACGCTGGGCCTTGGCCTGATCGCGCTCGGCCTGCTGCCGCAGGCGGGGGGTCCGCTCGCCGCGCTCAAGATCCTGCTGGCCCTGGGGCTGGTGCTGTTCGCCGGGGCCGTGGCCGGCCAGCTCATAGCGGCCGTGGCCCGGCGCGAGCGGCGCGACGACAATGGCGCCGGGAAACGGAGCGCCCCGTCGTCATGA
- a CDS encoding monovalent cation/H+ antiporter complex subunit F, with translation MFLVAVGAFILLMIGLGLVRLLRGPSAADRMMAAQLAGTGLAAVCLLLASASGMSAIADVAVALALLAALGAVALSRHAGPAREPGE, from the coding sequence GTGTTCCTCGTCGCGGTGGGGGCATTCATCCTGCTCATGATCGGGCTCGGGCTGGTTCGCCTGCTGCGTGGCCCTTCCGCGGCTGATCGCATGATGGCGGCGCAGCTCGCCGGCACGGGCCTCGCCGCCGTCTGCCTCTTGCTCGCCAGCGCCAGCGGGATGAGCGCGATCGCCGATGTCGCGGTGGCGCTGGCGCTTCTGGCCGCCCTCGGCGCGGTGGCGCTGAGCCGCCATGCCGGCCCCGCGCGCGAGCCCGGCGAATGA
- a CDS encoding Na+/H+ antiporter subunit E, translating into MTSSFVCSAVLRAASLYLLWIALAGVATAELVVGVPVVLLAVWASLRLLPPARTHHGPSRAALRALAMLVLRLPLQSLVAGIDVARRAISRPLRLQPGEVVCACALPRAGAPRGDEDMAPGAGIARGVFRVLLALQPGSLPVAEREDGALIVHCLDVTAPVADQLAHEEALFSAAIGPIAAGGRTP; encoded by the coding sequence ATGACATCATCCTTCGTTTGTTCGGCTGTGCTGCGCGCGGCATCGCTCTATCTGCTCTGGATCGCTCTGGCCGGCGTGGCGACGGCGGAGCTTGTCGTTGGCGTGCCGGTGGTCCTGCTCGCGGTGTGGGCCAGCCTGCGGCTGTTGCCGCCCGCGCGGACCCACCACGGGCCGTCCCGCGCCGCACTGCGTGCGCTGGCGATGCTGGTGCTGCGCCTCCCGCTGCAGTCGCTGGTCGCGGGCATCGACGTCGCGCGCCGCGCGATTTCCCGGCCGCTGCGATTGCAGCCCGGCGAGGTGGTCTGTGCCTGCGCGCTGCCGCGCGCCGGCGCGCCTCGTGGCGATGAGGACATGGCGCCCGGCGCCGGCATCGCGCGCGGTGTCTTCCGCGTTCTCCTCGCGCTGCAGCCGGGCTCGCTTCCGGTGGCCGAGCGGGAGGATGGTGCTCTGATCGTGCACTGTCTCGATGTCACCGCACCGGTTGCGGACCAGCTGGCCCATGAGGAAGCGCTGTTCTCGGCCGCCATCGGCCCGATCGCGGCCGGGGGGCGAACGCCTTGA
- a CDS encoding AraC family transcriptional regulator — translation MRFSTRGRAASEQFEAYRAFCAPAIDLSLPAECPPQFEVDHLSWDFGRLALTEAWLPGPPSARRWRHLTRDPLDHWCLVLATGPERARLLGFRSLARPFEGEACDTHVLSLYIPRDMFGADAAEFDTLAPVLPETGLSLMLGDYLESLARHLPDLDPATVPAMVEMTRVMLAACLVPQADRLHAARGPLIATLRERARVVVRQHLRAPTLGADLLCRELGVSRSRLYRLFEPLGGVMRYIQRQRLLAAHARLCDTTNSLPIVQIADEMGFPDASGFSRAFKAVFGSTPREVREAALSGLPPAPRAGRPPAPRLDDLGDLLRGLGA, via the coding sequence ATGCGCTTCAGCACGCGCGGGCGTGCCGCGAGCGAGCAGTTCGAGGCGTATCGTGCCTTCTGTGCGCCCGCCATCGACCTTTCCCTGCCGGCGGAATGCCCCCCTCAATTCGAGGTCGACCATCTGTCCTGGGACTTCGGGCGGCTGGCCCTGACCGAGGCATGGCTGCCGGGCCCGCCTTCCGCACGGCGCTGGCGCCACCTCACGCGCGATCCGCTCGACCATTGGTGCCTGGTGCTGGCGACAGGACCCGAGCGGGCGCGGCTGCTCGGCTTCCGCTCCCTCGCGCGTCCCTTCGAGGGAGAGGCGTGCGATACCCATGTGCTCTCGCTCTATATCCCGCGCGACATGTTCGGCGCGGACGCCGCCGAATTCGACACGCTGGCACCGGTGCTGCCCGAGACCGGGCTGAGCCTGATGCTCGGCGACTATCTGGAAAGCCTGGCGCGTCATCTGCCCGATCTCGACCCCGCCACCGTTCCCGCGATGGTGGAGATGACGCGCGTGATGCTCGCCGCCTGCCTCGTCCCGCAGGCGGACCGGCTTCACGCCGCGCGCGGGCCGCTAATCGCGACGCTGCGCGAGCGGGCGCGGGTGGTGGTGCGCCAGCACTTGCGCGCGCCCACGCTGGGTGCGGACCTGCTCTGTCGCGAGCTGGGCGTGTCGCGCTCGCGTCTCTACCGGCTGTTCGAACCGCTGGGCGGGGTCATGCGCTACATCCAGCGCCAGCGCCTGCTGGCCGCCCATGCCCGCCTGTGCGACACCACCAACAGCCTTCCGATCGTGCAGATCGCCGACGAGATGGGTTTCCCCGACGCGTCCGGTTTCAGCCGGGCGTTCAAGGCCGTGTTCGGCAGCACACCGCGCGAGGTGCGCGAGGCCGCGCTTTCGGGCCTGCCCCCTGCCCCCCGCGCGGGACGGCCGCCCGCACCGCGGCTCGACGACCTCGGCGACCTGCTGCGGGGACTTGGCGCTTGA